Proteins encoded in a region of the Mycolicibacterium duvalii genome:
- a CDS encoding NAD(P)-dependent oxidoreductase: MGLPMMRRLLTAGHRVVAFDTHREALDRAAAAGASVAASVRDVGDRADTVLASLPTPQVCTAVAAELAAAQRIRRFVDLSTVGQLAAQRNHDMLAAGGVAALDSPVSGGIHGAEAGTLAVMVSGPRTEFDALADVYAAIGKAIFVSEKPGAAQTMKLVNNLMAATTLAATAEVMVMGVKSGLDPEVMIEVLNAGSGGTHASRDKFPRAVLPRTFDYGFATGLMAKDVALYLTEARALGAPVEVAELVAGIWAATQASQGPDADFTCVIKPMEEAAGVTVGTVTPPDTSARLP, from the coding sequence ATGGGGCTGCCGATGATGCGACGGCTGCTCACCGCCGGTCACCGGGTGGTGGCCTTCGACACGCACCGGGAGGCGCTGGACCGCGCGGCCGCCGCGGGCGCGTCCGTGGCGGCCTCGGTACGCGACGTGGGCGATCGCGCCGACACCGTCTTGGCCAGCCTGCCGACACCACAGGTCTGCACCGCGGTGGCCGCCGAACTTGCCGCCGCGCAGCGGATCCGGCGGTTCGTCGACCTGTCGACCGTGGGACAGCTTGCGGCGCAACGCAATCACGACATGTTGGCCGCGGGTGGTGTGGCCGCTCTGGACAGTCCGGTCAGCGGCGGTATCCACGGCGCCGAAGCCGGCACGCTGGCGGTGATGGTGTCCGGGCCGCGCACCGAATTCGACGCTCTGGCAGACGTGTACGCGGCGATCGGAAAGGCCATCTTCGTCTCGGAGAAGCCCGGCGCCGCACAGACCATGAAACTGGTCAACAACCTGATGGCCGCCACCACCCTGGCCGCGACGGCTGAGGTGATGGTGATGGGCGTGAAGTCCGGGCTGGACCCCGAGGTGATGATCGAGGTCCTCAACGCCGGTTCCGGCGGAACCCACGCCAGCCGCGACAAGTTCCCCCGGGCGGTGCTGCCGCGCACCTTCGACTACGGGTTCGCGACCGGGTTGATGGCCAAGGACGTCGCGCTCTACCTCACCGAAGCCCGGGCGCTCGGCGCGCCGGTCGAGGTCGCCGAGCTCGTGGCCGGCATCTGGGCGGCCACCCAGGCCAGCCAGGGACCCGACGCGGATTTCACCTGCGTGATCAAACCGATGGAGGAGGCAGCCGGGGTGACCGTCGGCACCGTCACCCCGCCGGACACGTCTGCGCGGCTGCCCTGA
- the rsmD gene encoding 16S rRNA (guanine(966)-N(2))-methyltransferase RsmD: MSRIVAGAFGGRRITVPQHKSGRGTRPTTDRVRESLFNLLSARIDFTGLRVLDLYAGSGALGLEAASRGAASVLFVEADSRAAAVIERNVAALGADGAVVRRGAVSTVLATATAQPADLVLADPPYELSNAEVEAMLGALTDHGWTSPGSIVVVERPAGGAELAWPPAWARWKSRRYGDTRVEMAQRR; encoded by the coding sequence CTGAGCCGAATCGTCGCCGGCGCCTTCGGGGGACGACGAATCACGGTGCCGCAGCACAAATCCGGGCGCGGCACCCGGCCCACCACCGACCGGGTGCGCGAATCACTGTTCAACCTGCTCTCGGCGCGTATCGACTTCACCGGGCTGCGGGTACTCGACCTCTACGCGGGCAGCGGCGCGCTGGGGCTCGAGGCGGCCTCGCGAGGCGCGGCCTCGGTCCTGTTCGTCGAAGCGGATTCCCGGGCCGCGGCGGTGATCGAGCGCAACGTCGCTGCGTTGGGCGCCGACGGTGCGGTGGTGCGGCGCGGCGCGGTGAGCACCGTGCTGGCCACCGCGACGGCCCAACCGGCGGACCTGGTGCTCGCCGACCCGCCCTACGAGCTGTCCAATGCCGAGGTGGAGGCGATGCTGGGCGCGCTGACCGACCACGGATGGACATCACCGGGAAGCATCGTGGTCGTCGAGCGGCCCGCCGGCGGTGCGGAACTGGCCTGGCCTCCGGCATGGGCGAGGTGGAAGTCCCGTCGCTACGGCGACACCCGGGTCGAAATGGCGCAGCGCCGCTGA
- the sepIVA gene encoding cell division protein SepIVA: protein MYRVFEALDELGAIVEEARGVPMTAGCVVPRGDVLELIDDIKDAIPGELDDAQDVLDARDTLLREAKDHAESTVSTANAEADSMVNHARAEADRLLADAKAQADRMVAEARTHSERMVAEAREEAARIAATAKREYEASTGRAKSEADRLIESGNLAYEKAVQEGIKEQQRLVSQTEVVATATAEATRMIDTAHAEADRLRGECDIYVDSKLAEFEEFLNGTLRSVGRGRHQLRTAAGTHDYVSR from the coding sequence GTGTACCGAGTTTTCGAAGCGCTCGACGAGTTGGGTGCCATCGTCGAAGAAGCCCGCGGAGTGCCGATGACGGCCGGCTGCGTGGTGCCCCGCGGCGACGTCCTGGAACTGATCGACGACATCAAGGACGCCATCCCGGGCGAACTGGACGACGCCCAGGACGTCCTCGACGCCAGGGACACCCTGCTGCGTGAGGCCAAGGACCACGCCGAGTCCACGGTGTCGACGGCCAACGCCGAGGCCGACTCGATGGTCAACCACGCCCGGGCCGAGGCGGACCGGCTGCTGGCCGACGCCAAGGCGCAGGCCGACCGGATGGTGGCCGAGGCGCGGACCCACAGTGAGCGCATGGTCGCCGAGGCGCGCGAGGAGGCCGCCCGCATCGCGGCGACCGCCAAGCGGGAGTACGAAGCGAGCACCGGCCGGGCCAAGTCCGAGGCCGACCGGCTGATCGAGAGTGGAAACCTCGCGTACGAGAAGGCTGTTCAAGAAGGCATCAAGGAGCAGCAGCGGCTGGTGTCGCAGACCGAGGTGGTGGCCACCGCGACCGCCGAGGCCACCCGGATGATCGACACCGCCCACGCAGAGGCCGACCGGCTGCGCGGTGAGTGCGACATCTACGTCGACAGCAAGCTTGCCGAGTTCGAGGAGTTCCTCAACGGCACGCTGCGCTCGGTCGGCCGGGGCCGGCACCAGTTGCGCACCGCCGCGGGCACCCACGACTACGTCTCACGCTGA
- the coaD gene encoding pantetheine-phosphate adenylyltransferase yields the protein MSGAVCPGSFDPVTLGHIDVIERAAAQFDEVLVAVLVNPNKKGMFSTEERLAMIEESTAHLPNVRAESGQGLVVDFARARGLTAIVKGLRSGTDFEYELQMAQMNKHVAGVDTFFVATAPGYSFVSSSLAKEVATLGGDVSDLLPGPVNARLQDKLRG from the coding sequence ATGAGCGGAGCGGTGTGCCCCGGATCGTTCGACCCGGTGACTCTCGGACACATCGACGTCATCGAACGTGCCGCCGCGCAGTTCGATGAGGTCCTCGTCGCGGTCCTGGTCAATCCGAACAAGAAGGGCATGTTCAGCACCGAAGAGCGGTTGGCGATGATCGAGGAGTCGACAGCTCATCTGCCCAACGTGCGGGCCGAGTCGGGGCAGGGCCTGGTCGTCGACTTCGCCCGGGCGCGCGGGCTGACCGCGATCGTCAAGGGGCTGCGCAGCGGCACCGACTTCGAGTACGAACTGCAGATGGCGCAGATGAACAAGCACGTCGCCGGTGTCGACACGTTCTTCGTCGCCACCGCGCCGGGCTACTCGTTCGTGTCGTCGTCGTTGGCCAAGGAGGTCGCCACCCTCGGCGGCGACGTCTCCGACCTGCTGCCCGGTCCCGTCAATGCGCGGCTGCAGGACAAACTGCGCGGTTAG
- a CDS encoding YceD family protein, translated as MARHARAAARGSRSPLVIDVSRLGRRPGSMMTVQTTVPSPVRIGLELIAVDKDAPLQLDLRLESVSEGVLVSGTVSAPTTGECARCLTALRGDVAIDLTELFAYPASATDETTEDDELPRVTSDGGADTVNLEQSVIDAIGLVLPFSPVCDPDCAGLCPECGVPLATAEPGHHHDTIDPRWAKLAALREQIGDDS; from the coding sequence ATGGCGAGGCACGCGCGCGCGGCGGCTCGGGGGTCACGGTCGCCGCTGGTGATCGATGTTTCACGGCTCGGTCGGCGGCCGGGCTCGATGATGACGGTGCAGACCACGGTGCCGAGCCCGGTCCGGATCGGGCTGGAACTCATCGCCGTCGACAAGGACGCACCTCTGCAGCTGGACCTGCGACTGGAATCGGTGTCGGAGGGCGTGCTGGTGTCGGGGACGGTGTCGGCGCCGACGACCGGCGAATGTGCGCGCTGCCTGACGGCGCTGCGCGGTGATGTCGCAATCGACCTGACCGAGCTGTTCGCCTACCCGGCCAGCGCCACCGACGAGACCACCGAGGACGACGAGCTGCCGCGGGTCACCTCCGACGGCGGCGCTGACACGGTGAACCTGGAGCAGTCGGTCATCGACGCGATCGGGCTGGTGCTGCCGTTCTCGCCGGTATGCGACCCCGACTGTGCCGGCTTGTGCCCCGAGTGCGGCGTGCCGTTGGCGACAGCCGAGCCGGGCCACCACCACGACACGATCGACCCGCGGTGGGCGAAACTGGCCGCCCTGCGCGAGCAGATCGGCGACGACTCGTGA
- a CDS encoding pyruvate carboxylase, with translation MAGRISKVLVANRGEIAIRAFRAAFEMGIATVAVYPYEDRNSLHRLKADESYQIGETGHPVRAYLSVDEIMRVATEAGADAVYPGYGFMSENPQLAAACAAAGITFVGPGADVLELTGNKSRAIEAARAAGLPVLASSEPSSSVDELMAAAETMEFPLFVKAVSGGGGRGMRRVAERATLAEAIEAASREAESAFGDPTVYLEQAVLRPRHIEVQILADTAGDVMHLFERDCSVQRRHQKVIELAPAPNLPAELRTRICDDAVAFARQIGYTCAGTVEFLLDERGHHVFIECNPRIQVEHTVTEEITDVDLVAAQLRIASGETLADLGLSQDMLTIRGAAMQCRITTEDPANGFRPDTGRITAYRSPGGAGIRLDGGAHLGAEIGAHFDSMLVKLTCRGRDFGAAVARAHRALAEFRVRGVSTNIPFLQAVIDDPDFRAGKVDTSFIDDRPYLLTARTTADRGTKILTYLADVTVNQPHGPRPSSVYPQDKLPDIDLDTMPPRGSKHLLSEVGPEAFARWMRESRSVGVTDTTFRDAHQSLLATRVRTSGLLTVAPYIARLTPQLLSIECWGGATYDVALRFLKEDPWERLAALREAVPNICLQMLLRGRNTVGYTPYPESVTHAFVQEATATGIDIYRIFDALNNVDSMRPAIDAVRETGSAVAEVAMSYTGDLSDPAETLYTLDYYLKLAEQIVEAGAHVLAIKDMAGLLRAPAAATLVSALRSRFDLPVHVHTHDTPGGQLATYLAAWQAGASAVDGAAAPLAGTTSQPALSSIVAAAAHTEYDTGLSLPAVCELEPYWEALRKVYAPFDVAAAGPPTPTGRVYRHEIPGGQLSNLRQQAIALGLGDRFEDIEAAYAGADRILGRLVKVTPSSKVVGDLALALVGAGVTADEFAAEPDRFDIPDSVIGFLRGELGDPPGGWPEPLRSKALAGRAPAKPPTELSAEDENLLSQTGPKRQATLNRLLFPGPTKEFEAHRESYGDTSSLSANQFFYGLRHGDEHRVTLERGVELIIGLEAISDADERGMRTVMCIINGQLRPVVVRDRNVVSEVPAAEKADRKNPDHVAAPFAGVVSISVAEGDSVAAGQTIATIEAMKMEAAITAPKAGTVERVAVAGAAAAVEGGDLLVVVS, from the coding sequence GTGGCCGGTCGGATCTCGAAAGTCCTCGTCGCCAATCGCGGTGAGATTGCCATTCGCGCGTTCCGCGCCGCCTTCGAGATGGGGATCGCGACAGTCGCGGTCTATCCGTACGAAGACCGCAATTCCCTGCACCGCCTCAAGGCCGACGAGTCCTATCAGATCGGCGAGACCGGGCATCCGGTGCGGGCCTATCTGTCTGTCGACGAGATCATGCGGGTCGCCACCGAAGCCGGAGCCGACGCCGTCTACCCCGGGTACGGCTTCATGTCGGAGAACCCGCAACTGGCCGCAGCCTGCGCCGCGGCCGGCATCACCTTCGTCGGGCCGGGCGCCGACGTCCTCGAACTGACCGGCAACAAATCCCGGGCCATCGAGGCCGCACGCGCGGCCGGCCTTCCGGTGCTGGCGTCGTCGGAACCGTCGTCCTCGGTCGACGAGCTCATGGCGGCGGCCGAGACGATGGAGTTCCCGCTGTTCGTCAAAGCGGTGTCCGGTGGTGGCGGCCGCGGTATGCGCCGGGTCGCCGAGCGCGCCACACTGGCCGAAGCCATCGAGGCCGCCAGCCGGGAGGCCGAATCGGCGTTCGGCGACCCGACGGTCTACCTCGAACAGGCGGTGCTGCGCCCCCGCCACATCGAGGTGCAGATCCTCGCCGACACCGCCGGCGACGTGATGCACCTGTTCGAGCGGGACTGCAGCGTGCAGCGCCGGCACCAGAAGGTCATCGAGCTGGCGCCGGCACCGAACCTGCCGGCGGAGTTGCGCACCAGGATCTGCGACGACGCCGTCGCCTTCGCCCGGCAGATCGGCTACACCTGTGCCGGCACCGTGGAGTTCCTGCTCGACGAGCGCGGCCATCACGTCTTCATCGAGTGCAATCCGCGCATCCAGGTCGAGCACACCGTCACCGAGGAGATCACCGACGTCGACCTGGTCGCCGCCCAGCTGCGCATCGCCTCCGGTGAAACGCTGGCGGACCTCGGGCTCAGCCAGGACATGCTGACCATCCGCGGGGCGGCCATGCAGTGCCGCATCACCACCGAAGACCCGGCCAACGGGTTCCGCCCCGACACCGGCCGCATCACCGCCTACCGCTCTCCGGGCGGCGCCGGTATCCGGCTCGACGGCGGCGCGCACCTGGGCGCCGAGATCGGTGCCCACTTCGACTCCATGCTCGTCAAACTCACGTGCCGCGGGCGAGATTTCGGTGCCGCGGTCGCCCGCGCGCATCGTGCGCTGGCAGAGTTCCGGGTGCGCGGAGTGTCGACCAACATTCCGTTCCTGCAGGCTGTCATCGACGATCCGGACTTCCGGGCCGGAAAGGTCGACACCTCGTTCATCGACGACCGGCCCTACCTGCTGACGGCCCGCACGACCGCCGACCGCGGCACCAAGATCCTGACCTACCTGGCCGACGTCACGGTCAACCAGCCGCACGGACCGCGACCGTCGTCGGTCTACCCGCAGGACAAGCTGCCCGACATCGACCTCGACACCATGCCACCGCGCGGGAGCAAGCACCTGCTCTCCGAGGTCGGCCCGGAGGCCTTCGCACGCTGGATGCGCGAATCCCGCTCGGTCGGGGTCACCGACACCACCTTCCGCGACGCCCACCAGTCGTTGCTGGCCACCCGTGTCCGCACCTCGGGCCTGCTGACGGTGGCGCCCTACATCGCGCGCCTGACACCGCAGCTGTTGTCGATCGAGTGCTGGGGCGGAGCGACCTACGATGTGGCGCTGCGCTTCCTGAAGGAAGATCCCTGGGAGCGGCTGGCCGCCCTGCGCGAAGCGGTGCCCAACATCTGTCTGCAGATGCTGCTGAGAGGCCGCAACACCGTCGGCTACACGCCGTATCCGGAATCGGTGACCCACGCGTTCGTCCAGGAAGCCACGGCGACGGGAATCGACATCTACCGCATCTTCGACGCGCTCAACAACGTCGACTCGATGCGTCCGGCCATCGATGCGGTGCGCGAAACCGGCAGCGCGGTCGCCGAAGTCGCGATGAGCTACACCGGCGATCTGTCGGACCCCGCGGAAACGCTGTACACGCTGGACTACTACCTCAAGCTCGCCGAGCAGATCGTCGAGGCCGGTGCCCACGTGCTCGCGATCAAGGACATGGCCGGGCTGCTGCGGGCGCCGGCCGCGGCGACTCTGGTCAGCGCGCTGCGCAGCCGTTTCGACCTGCCGGTCCACGTGCACACCCACGACACCCCGGGTGGTCAGCTGGCCACCTACCTGGCGGCCTGGCAGGCCGGGGCCAGTGCCGTCGATGGGGCGGCGGCACCGCTGGCAGGTACCACCAGCCAGCCGGCCCTGAGCTCGATCGTGGCCGCGGCCGCGCACACCGAGTACGACACCGGGCTGTCGCTGCCGGCGGTGTGTGAACTGGAGCCCTACTGGGAAGCGCTGCGGAAGGTGTACGCCCCGTTCGACGTCGCCGCGGCCGGTCCGCCGACCCCGACCGGGAGGGTGTACCGGCACGAGATTCCGGGCGGGCAGCTTTCGAATCTGCGACAGCAGGCGATCGCGCTGGGGCTCGGCGACCGTTTCGAGGACATCGAGGCGGCCTACGCCGGCGCCGACCGCATCCTCGGTCGCCTGGTGAAGGTGACGCCGTCGTCGAAGGTCGTCGGCGACCTGGCGCTGGCTCTGGTCGGTGCAGGCGTCACCGCAGACGAATTCGCCGCGGAACCCGACCGTTTCGACATTCCCGACTCGGTGATCGGCTTCCTGCGGGGTGAACTGGGCGATCCGCCGGGCGGCTGGCCCGAACCGCTGCGCAGCAAGGCGCTGGCCGGCCGGGCGCCGGCGAAACCGCCGACGGAGTTGAGCGCCGAGGACGAGAATCTGCTGTCGCAGACCGGACCGAAGCGGCAGGCCACCCTGAACCGCCTGCTGTTCCCCGGCCCCACCAAGGAGTTCGAGGCCCACCGCGAGTCCTACGGCGACACGTCGAGCCTGTCGGCCAACCAGTTCTTCTACGGGCTGCGCCACGGCGACGAGCACCGGGTGACCCTCGAGCGGGGCGTCGAGCTGATCATCGGTCTCGAGGCGATCTCCGACGCCGACGAGCGCGGCATGCGCACGGTGATGTGCATCATCAACGGTCAGCTGCGCCCCGTGGTGGTCCGCGACCGCAACGTGGTCAGCGAGGTACCGGCTGCCGAGAAGGCCGATCGCAAGAATCCCGACCACGTGGCCGCACCTTTCGCCGGAGTGGTGAGTATCAGTGTTGCCGAGGGGGATTCGGTGGCCGCCGGGCAGACCATCGCGACCATCGAGGCGATGAAGATGGAGGCGGCGATCACCGCGCCCAAGGCGGGCACCGTCGAACGCGTCGCCGTGGCGGGCGCCGCCGCCGCGGTCGAGGGTGGCGACCTGCTGGTGGTGGTGAGCTGA
- a CDS encoding aldo/keto reductase: MTSAAAIPTVTLNDDHTMPVIGLGVGELSESDTERAVTAALEAGYRLIDTAEAYGNEAAVGRAIKASGVAREEIFVTTKLSPQDLGFSASRDALKASLERLGLDYVDLYLIHWPAGEQGKYIDSWGGLMKAKELGDTRSIGVCNFHAHHLDDIINLSFFTPAVNQIELHPLLNQADLRAVNAEQGIVTQAYGPLGVGRLLDHPTVAGVAEAHGKTAAQVLIRWSLQLGNAVIPRSSSPERIKANLEVFDFELTEEQMTALNGLDDGTRFRPDPDTYTG, encoded by the coding sequence ATGACTTCGGCGGCTGCGATTCCCACCGTGACTCTCAACGACGACCACACGATGCCGGTGATCGGCCTCGGCGTCGGTGAGCTGTCGGAATCCGACACCGAACGCGCCGTCACGGCCGCGCTCGAAGCCGGTTACCGCCTGATCGACACCGCGGAGGCGTACGGCAACGAGGCCGCCGTCGGCCGCGCGATCAAAGCCTCCGGCGTGGCTCGGGAGGAAATCTTCGTCACCACCAAGCTGTCACCGCAGGATCTGGGGTTCAGCGCCTCCCGCGACGCGCTGAAGGCGAGCCTGGAGCGGCTCGGTCTGGACTACGTCGACCTCTATCTCATCCACTGGCCGGCCGGTGAGCAGGGCAAGTACATCGACAGCTGGGGCGGGCTGATGAAGGCCAAGGAACTCGGCGACACCCGGTCCATCGGAGTGTGCAATTTCCACGCCCACCACCTCGACGACATCATCAACTTGTCGTTCTTCACCCCCGCGGTCAACCAGATCGAGCTGCACCCGCTGCTCAACCAGGCCGACCTGCGTGCGGTCAACGCCGAGCAAGGAATCGTCACCCAGGCCTACGGCCCGCTCGGGGTCGGCCGCCTGCTCGATCACCCCACCGTCGCCGGCGTCGCCGAGGCGCACGGCAAGACCGCGGCGCAGGTCCTGATCCGCTGGAGCCTGCAGCTCGGGAACGCCGTCATCCCCCGCTCGTCGTCACCGGAGCGCATCAAGGCCAACCTCGAGGTGTTCGACTTCGAGCTCACCGAGGAGCAGATGACCGCGCTCAACGGCCTCGACGACGGCACCCGCTTCCGTCCCGACCCGGACACCTACACCGGGTAG
- a CDS encoding vitamin K epoxide reductase family protein: protein MTVTATDSGSATGSTVEEPTPAAVGRTSALAVLVAGVLGLASALTLTIERIELLINPDYIPSCSINPVLSCGSVMITPQASLFGFPNPLIGIVAFTVVVVTGVLALAKVQLPRWYWAGLAAGTLLGAVFVHWLIFQSLYRIGALCPYCMVVWAVTIPLLVVVTSLAVRPQMSGNPVLRTLHTWRWSLVALWFTAVLLLILERFWTYWSTLI, encoded by the coding sequence ATGACCGTCACCGCGACCGACAGCGGCTCCGCGACCGGTTCGACGGTCGAGGAGCCGACGCCGGCCGCGGTCGGGCGCACCAGCGCGCTGGCGGTACTCGTCGCCGGGGTCCTGGGGTTGGCGTCGGCGCTGACCCTGACGATCGAGCGCATCGAGTTGCTGATCAACCCCGACTACATTCCGTCGTGCAGCATCAACCCGGTGCTGTCGTGCGGGTCGGTGATGATCACGCCGCAGGCCTCGCTGTTCGGCTTCCCCAACCCGCTGATCGGCATCGTGGCCTTCACGGTCGTGGTGGTCACCGGGGTGCTGGCGCTGGCGAAGGTGCAGCTGCCCCGCTGGTACTGGGCCGGCCTGGCCGCGGGCACCCTGCTGGGCGCGGTCTTCGTGCACTGGCTGATCTTCCAGAGCCTGTACCGGATCGGCGCGCTATGCCCGTACTGCATGGTCGTCTGGGCGGTGACCATTCCGCTGCTGGTCGTGGTGACGAGCCTCGCGGTGCGCCCGCAGATGTCGGGCAACCCGGTGCTGCGGACACTGCACACCTGGCGGTGGTCGCTGGTCGCGCTGTGGTTCACCGCCGTGCTGCTGCTGATCCTCGAGCGATTCTGGACCTACTGGTCGACTCTGATTTGA
- a CDS encoding carboxymuconolactone decarboxylase family protein → MDEHTYETGRAIRSAVLGAEYVEKAAAQADDFSGPLQDLVTEYCWGAVWGRDGLTHKTRSMLNLAMLAVLNRPHELRTHVRAALTNGVTREEIREVFLQVGVYAGIPAAVDSFRLAREVFAEVDAR, encoded by the coding sequence GTGGACGAGCACACCTACGAGACGGGACGCGCGATCCGCAGCGCGGTGCTCGGCGCCGAGTATGTCGAGAAGGCCGCCGCCCAGGCCGACGACTTCTCGGGGCCGCTGCAGGATCTGGTCACCGAGTACTGCTGGGGCGCGGTGTGGGGCCGCGACGGCCTGACCCACAAGACGCGCAGCATGCTGAACCTGGCCATGCTGGCGGTGCTCAACCGTCCGCACGAGCTGCGCACCCACGTCCGCGCAGCCCTGACCAACGGGGTCACCCGCGAAGAGATTCGTGAGGTCTTCCTGCAGGTCGGGGTCTACGCCGGGATTCCGGCTGCGGTCGACAGCTTCCGGCTGGCGCGTGAGGTGTTCGCCGAGGTGGACGCCCGGTGA
- a CDS encoding alpha/beta hydrolase: MPYIPHGLKRLALGGRAVVIDGNTLDTTMQLMLAGQKAMGIDGLVADDDPVLSRAQLEVLAAGYRQQIPVPGVSELTVDGAHGPRAARHYRTDEPDAPLLVFFHGGGHVIGSIDSHDDLCREICRTGRVHVLSVDYRLAPEHKAPAGAEDAYAAYLWAVEHAAGLGADPKRIAVGGDSAGANLSALVALRARDEDAPRPALQLLFYPVTDYVGHTRSKTLFAHGFFLTQHDIDWFTGHFLDGSELAADDPRVSPLLADDHSGLAPALLITAGFDPLRDEGRSYADALRRAGTPVDFREYGSLVHGFANFFPLGGGSATAMAEIISALRAHLAHAG, from the coding sequence ATGCCTTACATTCCGCACGGCCTCAAGCGCCTGGCGCTCGGTGGGCGCGCGGTGGTCATCGACGGCAACACCCTCGACACCACCATGCAGCTGATGCTGGCCGGACAGAAGGCGATGGGCATCGACGGCTTGGTCGCCGACGACGACCCGGTGCTCTCACGGGCCCAGCTGGAGGTGCTGGCCGCCGGCTACCGGCAGCAGATCCCGGTGCCCGGGGTGAGCGAGTTGACCGTCGACGGTGCGCACGGGCCGCGCGCGGCCCGCCACTACCGAACCGACGAACCGGATGCTCCGCTGCTGGTGTTCTTCCACGGCGGCGGCCACGTCATCGGCAGCATCGACTCACACGACGACCTGTGCCGGGAGATCTGTCGCACTGGACGCGTCCACGTCCTGTCCGTGGACTACCGGCTGGCCCCGGAACACAAGGCGCCCGCCGGCGCCGAGGATGCCTACGCCGCGTATCTGTGGGCTGTCGAACACGCGGCCGGGCTGGGTGCCGATCCGAAGCGCATCGCCGTCGGCGGCGACAGCGCCGGCGCGAACCTGTCGGCGCTGGTGGCGCTGCGCGCGCGCGACGAGGACGCCCCCCGCCCCGCCTTGCAGCTGCTGTTCTACCCGGTCACCGACTACGTCGGGCACACCCGGTCGAAGACCCTCTTCGCGCACGGGTTCTTCCTGACCCAGCACGACATCGACTGGTTCACCGGTCACTTCCTCGACGGATCCGAACTGGCCGCCGACGATCCGCGGGTGTCCCCGCTGCTGGCCGACGACCACTCGGGCCTGGCCCCGGCGCTGCTGATCACCGCGGGCTTCGATCCGCTGCGCGACGAGGGCCGCAGCTACGCCGACGCGCTGCGCCGGGCGGGCACCCCGGTCGACTTCCGGGAGTACGGCTCGCTGGTCCACGGGTTCGCCAACTTCTTCCCGCTGGGCGGGGGCAGCGCCACCGCGATGGCCGAGATCATCTCGGCGCTGCGCGCGCATCTGGCCCACGCCGGATAG
- a CDS encoding DsbA family protein, with product MATKPKKNARYDLKAADRKRNLFVQIGLTSVVVLFAVALVLYIVMSADDKPTAGESKSIRVASNSVITKEGTDEPKAVVSMYEDFLCPHCGAFEQQFGPTINKLVDAGVIAADYYMVGILDRPQNKNYPSRAGGAAYCVADESVDAFRRFHAALYAQQPGEMGSNYPDNARLIEVARQAGAAGTVPECINNGTYVDMVRGLAAATGIQSTPTVRINGEDYQYSTPDALVAKIREIVGDVPGLEAAPPAADPVPAS from the coding sequence GTGGCGACCAAACCCAAGAAGAACGCACGGTATGACCTGAAGGCAGCCGACCGGAAACGCAATCTGTTCGTCCAGATCGGTCTGACCTCGGTCGTGGTCCTCTTCGCCGTCGCGCTGGTCCTCTACATCGTGATGTCGGCCGACGACAAACCCACCGCCGGCGAGTCGAAGTCGATCCGGGTGGCGTCCAACAGCGTCATCACCAAGGAAGGCACCGACGAGCCGAAGGCCGTGGTGTCGATGTACGAAGACTTCCTGTGCCCACACTGCGGCGCGTTCGAGCAGCAGTTCGGCCCGACGATCAACAAGCTCGTCGACGCCGGCGTGATCGCCGCCGACTACTACATGGTCGGCATCCTGGACCGGCCGCAGAACAAGAATTACCCGTCGCGAGCCGGTGGCGCGGCCTACTGCGTCGCCGACGAGTCCGTCGACGCGTTCCGCCGCTTCCACGCCGCGCTCTACGCCCAGCAACCCGGCGAGATGGGCAGCAACTACCCCGACAACGCGCGGCTGATCGAGGTGGCCCGGCAGGCCGGCGCGGCTGGCACGGTCCCCGAGTGCATCAACAACGGCACCTACGTGGACATGGTCCGCGGTCTGGCCGCAGCCACCGGCATCCAGTCGACCCCGACCGTGCGCATCAACGGTGAGGACTATCAGTACAGCACCCCCGACGCGCTGGTCGCCAAGATCCGGGAGATCGTCGGCGACGTGCCCGGCCTCGAGGCTGCCCCGCCGGCAGCGGATCCGGTCCCCGCATCATGA